The Vitis vinifera cultivar Pinot Noir 40024 chromosome 12, ASM3070453v1 genome has a segment encoding these proteins:
- the LOC132252627 gene encoding diacylglycerol kinase 6-like has translation MPSFPSQLNPWGKPNFRRKKERNFTSSFVDNELLEIIGFRDSCHEEKFLPLNGHGTRLAQVHQIHFELCKGIAKHSYMSFDGTKWKQHTPIDDDNYMIEISYSSKTRMLATSTSKCKHKARSPTPIEYSQ, from the exons ATGCCTAGTTTCCCTAGTCAACTAAACCCTTGGGGCAAACCAAATTTTAGGAGAAAAAAAGAG AGAAACTTTACATCATCTTTTGTGGATAATGAACTTCTTGAGATTATAGGATTTAGAGATTCATGCCATGAAGAAAAGtttcttcctttgaatggcCATGGGACTCGTCTTGCACAG GTACACCAAATTCACTTTGAGCTTTGCAAAGGGATAGCTAAGCATAGTTACATGAGTTTTGATGGGACAAAATGGAAACAACATACCCCTATTGATGATGACAACTACATGATCGAAATCTCTTATTCATCTAAAACTAGAATGCTTGCAACTTCAACTTCAAAATGCAAACACAAAGCTAGAAGTCCTACACCTATTGAATATTCTCAATAG